The Deinococcus hopiensis KR-140 sequence TCCACGCCCACCTCGATCACGGTGGTGCTCACCAGAATGTCGAACGCGCGCGAGCGGAACCGCTCCATGATGTGCTCTTTTTCCGCTGCCGACATCTTGCCGTGCAGCAGTTCGATGCGGGCCTCGGGCAGGATCACCCGCAGATCGTCTGCCAGTTGCGTGGCCGCCAGCAACTCCAGATTCTCGTTTTCCTCGATCAGGGCCGTGACCACGAAGGCCTGTCGCCCCTCCCGAATCTGGCGCATGACAAAGCCGTAGGCCTGCTGCCGGTGCGTGTCCTGAATCAGCTTCGTCTCTACGGGCGTCCGTCCGGGCGGCAATTCGTCGATGATCGACAGTTCCAGGTCCCCGTACGCCGTCAGCGCCAGGCTACGCGGAATGGGTGTGGCGCTCATGACGAGCACGTCCGGGCGACCCGCCAGCAACTTGCGCCGCTGCATCACCCCGAAGCGGTGTTCCTCGTCCACCACCGCCAGCCCGAGGTTGTCGAAGCGCACGTTCTCCTGAATCAGCGCCTGGGTGCCCACCACCACATCCACCTCGCCCTCGGCGATGCGCGTTTGCATCTCCAGCTTCGCCTTCGGCGTCATCGCGCCCACCAGATACCCCACCCGCACGTCGAGCTTTGCCATGTACCCCACGAGGTTTTCAAAGTGCTGCCGCGCCAGGATCTCGGTGGGGGCCATCAGCGCGCCCTGGTAGCCGTCGCGCACGGCGAGGTACAGCGCGCACGCGGCCACCGCCGTCTTGCCGGATCCGACGTCCCCCTGCACCAGCCGGGCCATCTGCCGCTCGGCGCGCATGTCGTCCGTGATCTCCAGCAGCACCCGCCGCTGGGCGTTTGTGAAGCGGAAGGGCAGGGCGTCCTCGAACGTCGAGATGTCGCTCCCCGTCGCCTGGAAGCGCTTGCCCTGCAGTACGGCGTCCTCGCCCTGCAGCAGCATCCGCAATTCCAGAAACAGGTACTCGTCGAAGCGCAGCCGGTGGTTCGCCCGCGAAAGCTGCTCCTCATCCGCCGGAAAGTGAATGCCCCACAGCGCGTCGCCCAGGTCCGTGACCCTGTACTTGCGCCGCCAGTGGGCCGGGAGGTAATCGTCGAGCGGCACGGCCTGCAACGTCCGGTGCGCCGCCTTGCGCAGGAATTCCTGGGAGATGCCGTCCTTGGAATCGTACACGCCCACGATTCGGCCTGTACTCAGGCTTCCCTTGGCGTCCTCCACCGTCTCCAGATGCTCGACGGCCAGCTGCACGCTTCTGCCGAACTTCTTGACCCGCCCCGTGAGCACCAGCCGCGCACCTTCTTTCAGCTGCCGCTCGATCCACGGCTGGTTGAACCAGCTCGCCCGTACCCGTCCGCCCGCTGGGGTCTCCAGCGTCACCTCCAAGATCAGCATTCCCGGCTTGGGCGTGCGGCGCGATTTGGACGTGACGCGGCCCTCCACCGTGACCTTCAGGCCTTCTTCCACCGCGTCCAGGTCCGGCAGCGCCCGGCGGTCCTCGTGGCGGTGTGGGTAGGCGTGCAGCACGTCCCGGAGGGTATGCAGGCCCAGGGACTGCAATTTGCGCGCGCCGCCCGGCCCTGTGTCCAGCCGCCCCACTTCAGCGTCCGGCGGCAGCCGTTCACCCGGCGCGGCGGCGGGCACGGCCTGTTTGATCGTCCGGGCAGGACGCGGGGCCTTCGCAGCCTTTTCCTGCCCGTCCAGCAGCTCCAGCGCCCGCCCCAGCGCTTCAGCCCGGGCCACACCGTCGAGCTCCGCGTATCCCCGCAGCACCTCGCGCACGCCCGGAAAGGGCCCGGCCAGCGGCGAGGCCAGCAGCCGCTCCACGCCGCCCGCCACCACCCGGTCACCACACCCTGCCGCCAGTTCCGCCGCCAGGGGACGCCGTAACTTCTCCCGCATCTCCGCGACTGTCGCCATCGCGCTCAGGCTACCAGCCGGTCGGCCCGAGGGCGGGAAGGCGCATCACGCTGAAGAATATATATCACAAACGGTGCTGGGGAAACCGCACAACCCGTTCTCGGGAAATGGCAAACAGATTTTGCCCGCCCGGTTCCAGGAGCAGGCGCTGCTTGTTCCTCTCCTCAATGCTTGCGCCCCAGCATGTGCATTCCCACCACGACCGCCGCACCCACCAACAGGCCCACCATGCCTGAGCCCATCGTCTCCACGGCCCACTCCACCGCGCCCGAGCCGAAGGGCACGGCGTGACCCGCCCGGTGCGCGTCCTCGTGGAGGACGCGCACCGGGCGGGTCACGCCGAACTTCTCGAGTCCGTCGAGCAGGATGTGCCCGCCCACCCACAGCATCGCCGCGGTGCCCACCGACGACAGCAGTGACATGACGGCCGGCATGCCCCGCACCAGCCCGCGTCCAAAGGCCCGACCTGCGCTGGAACCCCGCTCCGCCAACCGTAACCCGAAGTCGTCCATCTTCACGATGAGCCCCACCACGCCGTAGACGAGCGCCGTAATCATCACCGCCACCACCGCCAGAATCAGCGCGCGGGCAAAGAAGTTCTGGTCCGCCACCTCTGCCAGCGCAATCGCCATGATCTCCGCCGAGAGGATAAAGTCGGTCCGCACTGCGCCCGACACCATCTGCTCCTCATGCGCGGAACTGTTTCGCTGGGCTGGGTCCTCCTCGGCGCCCTCGTGGTGCCCGGCAACAGCCTCGTACAGCTTTTCGGCGCCCTCGTAGCACAGGTAGGTGCCGCCCAGCATCAGCAGCGGCGTGATGGCCCACGGCAGGAACTGGCTGAGCAGCAGTGCGGCAGGCAGGATAAACGCGAGTTTGTTGCGCAGCGAACCGCGCGCAATCCGCCAGATGATGTGCAGTTCACGCTCTGGCGCAAATCCGGCCACATACCTGGGCGTGACGGCGGTGTCGTCCACCACCACGCCGATGGCCTTGATCCCCGCCTTGCCCGCCGCCGCGCCGATGTCGTCCACCGACGCGGCCGCCAGCTTGGCGATGGCCGCCACGTCGTCGAGCAGCGCCACCAGGCCGCCACTCATCGCGAGACCCCAGGCGCGGGAGAGGGGCGGTAGGAAAAGGAGACAGGGCAAAGGCAGGCAACCATCAGGTCACCAGCCTATCAACCCGGTTCCCTCGGCGCCGCTTAGGAAGTCTTGCTCTCCGCCGCCAGCTGCTCCAGCCCCCGCCGCAGCGCCCGGCGATGTGCAGCCATATGCCAGGTGGTCATACGCATCCAGTCCAGTCCGTCAAGTTGCCCCAGGAAGGGATGAAAATAGGTGCGGGCAGGATTCGCCTCCGGCTGCAACGCTGACAATACCTCTCCGGCCTGCGCGTGCCGCTCCAGCAGCGGCCCGAACTCCTCTCCAGCTCCAGGTTCCGTTCCGGGCGGGGCCTGCCGCTTGCCGTCTTTCATCACACCGCGCTGTTCGGGACCGGCGCGCAGTTCCCGGTCCGACAGCAGCAACTGGACCAGTCGTCCGGTGTTCTCGTTTACCCGGATCACGTGCTCGGTTTCCTGCGCGGGGGACCACTCGCGCTCTGGCAATCGCGTGTGCCAGTGGGTGACGGCCGCCCGGGCCGTCTCTCCGAAGGCCCGCAGCTCCTCCCGAAACCGCTCGGCCGTCACTTCTGCCGTCGGGTAGGCCTCACGCAGCTGGGCAAGTTGCCCTCCATTCACTGAATGCATGCCGGCAGTGTACCCGCCTCCAGCGAGAGGGCCAGCCGCACCGCCTCCGCGAGCCCACCCTCATCCACATGGCCGACGAAATGCCGGGCCGCCGCCCGCGCCTCGGCGTCCGCGTTGCCCATCGCCACGGGGTGCCCCACAACGGCCATCGCCGTCACGTCGTTGTGGCCGTCGCCCACCATCATCACGTTTTCCAGAAGCACGCCATAGGCTGCCGCCACCCGCGTCACCGCGCTGCCCTTGCTCACCCCGGCGCGCGTTACGCTGATAAACATCACGTCCGGCATCACCGGGCTCCCTGCAGGATGCAGGTCCAGCCCCGGGTGAGGCTCGGCCTGAACCACTGGCGACTCCGCCTGCGGCACCACCCACTGGGCCCGCACCCGTGTGCCTGTCAGCGAGTCGGGCGACCTCGGCTGATAGGGAAGACCCAGCAGCTCAGCGTGCCGCCGCGCGTACTCTCCCGGCTGCGTGACCGCGTATTCCGTGTCGGTGTACACCTCCAGCAGCCGCCCCTTGTGCGCTGCCCGGTCCAGCAGCAGCGTGAGGGCCTCTTCGGGCAACGCCTCGGACAGACTCTCGCCCGTGCCCACATTCACCACCGACGCTCCATTCTGAAAGACGTGCCACCCGTCCGGGTCCAGCCGGCGGGCATAGCCGAGCGCGTTGCCCAGCGCTGGCCGCCCCGAACACAGCGCCACGCGTACCCCCCGGCTCCGCGCCTCTGCGAGCGCCGCCCACACGTCCTCCCGAACCACGTTGCCCGTGCCCACCAGCGTTCCGTCGACATCCACACAAATCAGTCCCAGCACAGCGCCTCCTGCATGCGGGGCAGTGTACGGCGGCGGGCAAGGGAAGGCCCAGGGGCTGCGTGGATGAGACGAAGAAAGATGCGAATATATACAATACAAGACTGGGATACTCCAGGCGTGAAGCGGAGGATCACGCCCCCCGCGTCGCCCACCCTCTACCCTTTCAAGGTTCCCATGCGGCCGGCTGGCCCCGCCCCTGCCGAAGTCCAGATGCCTTCGCGGTTCAGCACGGCCCGTCCCCCCACCCGCACCTGCCCGGGGGTTGGCCCATTCAGGGTTACCGTCACCTCGACCTCACCCGGTGTGCCGAGCGCGTGGCCCTGGTACACCACGCCGGACGCCCGTTCGCCCCGCAGGGGCAACCGCCCCTCACGCGCCAGCAGGGAGATCAGGGCACCGGCGGCGCTCCCCGTCACCGGGTCTTCGGGAATCCCCACGGCGGGGGCAAAGTCCCGCGCAGCGAAGCGGTTAACACCCACCGGCGCGTACGTGTATACGCTTGTCACGCCCAGTACGTCAGACAGCGCGTGAATGCGCGTCAGGTCCGGCTCCAGCGCGTCCAGAATCACCGCGTCCAGCAGCGGCACGAACACGCTCCACAGGCCCGTACTCGCTGAGGCCAGGGGCAGCCCCCGGTGAATCATCCGTTCGTCCAGCCCCAGGGCGTCGGCCAGCTGCCGACGCAGTTCCCGCGCCACCGGGCGGCTTTCCAGCGCACGCTGCTCCATCCAGACACGCTCGGGGCCTTCGGTTCCCAGCTCCAGCGACAGGGGAATGCGGCCCACCAGCGTCTCCAGCACGAGTTCCTCCCCGGTCCAGCGCCCCTCCTGCGCCAACCGCAACCCCAGCGCCACCGTCGCGTGCCCGCAGAACTCGATCTCCTGGGTGGGGGTGAAATAGCGCACCCGCGCCTGCCCATCGGCCAGCCGGGTCACGAAGACCGTTTCCGGCGTTCCCAAGAATGTCGCCAGGGCCTGCATCTGCTCTTCGGACAGCGCCTCCGCGTCCAGCACCACGCCCGCCTGATTGCCGTGTCCGGGCGTGTCGGTGAACGCGCTCACCTCGCAGTACGCGATCATGCCGTCACTGTAGCGCAGATGGCGCCAGCACGCCCTGTTCCGAAGGCCGAACCGGCAGCTGGGCGAACCGATGAGACTCAGTTTGCTTTTCTAAGCACAAGGGGAGTCATGAGACAACCGTTTCACAAGCGTTGTATTCCCGTCGCTTTCGCACGTGCCCCCAAGCCGGTACTCAGGGTCTCATTCGCGTCAGCATCCGGGCAAAGGGAATGGCCTCGCGCACGTGTTCTGTGCCGGTGATCCAGGCCACGACACGCTCCAGACCCATACCGAAGCCCGCGTGAGGCACGCTGCCGTAGCGGCGCAGGTCCAGGTACCACTCGAAGGCTTCCAGCGGCAGGCCCTCGTGTTCGATCCGCGACTTCAGCAGGTCATAGTCGTGGATGCGCTGTGAGCCACCGATAACCTCGCCGTAGCCTTCGGGGGCGATCATGTCGTCGCATAGCGCGAGGCGGGGGTCTTCGGGGTCCGGCTGCATGTAGAACGCCTTGATGGCCGCCGGATAGCGCTCGATGATGACAGGGCGGTCAAAGTGGTGCCCCAGGATCGTCTCGTGCGGCGCACCGAGGTCGTCGCCCCATTCCACGGGCTGCACGTCTGGCTGCACGTTCGTGGGCAGATCGCCCGACTCGATGTGGGCGCGCACGATCGCCAGCGCCTCGGTGTACGTCACGCGCGGATAGTTGCCCTCGGCAGCTCCGCGGAGCTTCTCCACGTCGCGCCCCAGCAGCTCCAGCTCAGCGGCGCACTCCTCCAGCACCCGGCGCACGAGGAACGAGACGAAGCGCTCCTGCAAGTTCATGTTCTCCACGTGATCGCTCGGCGCGACTTCGGGCTCGATCATCCAGAATTCAAGCAGGTGCCGCCGCGTCTTGCTCTTCTCGGCACGAAAGGTCGGCCCGAAGGTGTAGACCTTGCCGAACGCGAGCGCGCCCGCCTCCGCGTGCAGCTGCCCCGTTTGCGAAAGGTACGCCTTGTCCTCGCCGAAGAGGTCAATCTCGAAGAGTTCGGTGGTGCCCTCCGCCGCGTTTGGCGTGAAGAAGGGCGAGTCGAAGCGGACAAAGCCCTCGCCGTGAAAGAAGTCCACCACAGCGCGCTGCACGCAGTCCCGCACCCGCAACACGGCCCATGGACGGCGGTGCCGCAGCCACAGGTGGCGCTGGTCCAGCAGAAACTCGGTGCCGTGTTCCTTCGGGGTGATGGGGTATTCGCCGTGGTTCTCGCCCACTGGCACGAGCGCCCGGACGCTGAGTTCCACTCCCCCGGGCGCACGCTCGTCCGTCCGGACCTCGCCCGTGACGGTGACCGCCTGCTCCTGCGAGAGCCGCCTCGCCGCCTCAAACACGTCCTCTGACACGTCGCCCTTGAAGACGGTCGCCTGCACATACCCGCTGCCGTCACGCAGCTTGAGAAACTGAATCTTGCCCTTGCCGCTCTTGTCCGTCAGCCACGCGCTCAGCGTGACTGTCTCGCCGACGTGCCCCTGAAGGTCACGGATGGAAACAGAAACCATAAGCGGAAGTATACGGGCACGTGCCAAGCCTCCCCTCGAGCGTGACCGTCTCGCCGTTCGCCGAAATCCGCAGGCGTTCACGTGAAATCCCCACCGCATCCGCCGCCCGCAGCGCCTTCTGAGCCACAGTGCGGTGGTCGAGCGCCTGGGGGTACGTCACCACCGCCTCCAGACAGAGGCGCGCAGGCCTCCAGCGGGCGTTGGGCGTCCATGATCATCGGGTTTCCGCCCAGCGCCCGCCCCGCCCGAATACAGATGGTGCCGCCCGCCCAGTACACCGTCGGCTCGCCTCCACCCGAAAGGCGAAGCCCGGTACTGCGCCCATTCGCTCCAGTATCGCTCCGCCGTGCTGGCCGGGCGTGCGGCGCGCCGTAACAGGGCTCGCGCCCCAAATGATCGGGATGCAGGTGCAAGACCACCGTGAGGTCCACGTCCGCAAGCACCTCCGGCACCGGCAGGTCCACCGTGGGCTTGGGGCCGTTGCCCCCAAAGGAAGGCAGGCTGTGGCGGGAGGCCAGAAAGGGACCGATGAGCAGCGTCGGCCCGCCGAAGTTCAGGCGAAGGGCCGCGTTCCAAACGGGTTGAAGTTGCGTACCGCTCCCGAAAGGCCACGGAGCCGTACCCGGCCGAGCGGGTGTGCTGGGGTGGACAAAGGAGAAAAGAAAATTGCGGCGCCGAAGAAGCCTCTGCCGGCGCCCGCAGTTGCGCGACGGTGTCCTCCGACTTGCGGCCGTAAAAGGCCAATGTTTCTTCCACCGGAATGGGCCCATGCCCCCCGCCGTTCGCCGCTCCGCATGCCCGCAGCCTCAACCCTGCCGTCTGGTTCAGCAGCAAGGGAAGCAGGACCGGCATTCCTGCCAGGCTTTAATAATAAATTCACAAATATTATAGCAAACAAAGTGTTTCACAAAATAAAAATATCCCCGTCTGCTCAGAACGGGGAAGGGCCTCTCGCCGCTTACTTCAGCGCTGCGTTCATCGCGAGCACGTCCGCCACTTTGAGGCTCGCGCCGCCCACGAGGGCCCCGTTGACGTTGGGCTGGGCGCAGATCGAAGCGATGTTGTCCGGCTTCACGCTTCCGCCGTACAGCACGCGAATGCTGTCTGCCAGAGCACCGTAGGGTTCGCGCAGCGCCTCCCGAATGGCTGCGGCCAGTTCCTCGGCGTCGTCGGCCGTGGCCGTTTTGCCCGTGCCGATGGCCCAAACGGGTTCGTAGGCGATCACCACGTTCTCGGCCACGCCTTCCAGGCTGCCGCGCAGCTGCGCGAGGGTGTAGGCCACGTGCTCGCCGCGCTCGCGTACGTCGAGGCCCTCACCCACGCACACGATGGGGGTCAGCCCGTGCGCCTGCGCCCGCCGCGCCTTGGCCGCCACCACGGCGTCCGTTTCGCCGTGGTACTCACGGCGCTCGGAGTGGCCCACCACCGCATAGGTGACGTGAACGTCGCGCAGCATGGCCGCGCTGATCTCGCCCGTGTAGGCTCCGGATTCGTGCGCGGACACGTCCTGCGCGCCCACATCCACGCCGCCGGGCAGCGTTTCCTTGAGGCCGTACAGGGCCGTGAAGGGGGCCATCACGGCGAGTTCCACAGGAGCGCGCTCATAGCCCTGCGCGAGTTCCCGCGCCCAGGCGCGCGCCTCGGTGGGCGCCTTGTTCATCTTCCAGTTGAGGGCGAGCAGGGTTCTGGGTTTGGTCATGGTTCTCCTTGGACTGGGTTGAGGCGTTGGGTTTTGGGCGCTGGGAACACTTTAAAACCGAACTTCCAGCGCCCCATCCCTCTTTACTTCATCGCTTCCACGCCGGGCAGCGCGCGGCCTTCAAGCAGTTCCAGGCTCGCGCCGCCGCCGGTGCTGATGTGGCTCACGCGCTCCGCCTGACCACTCTGGTTGATCGCGCTCACCGAGTCGCCGCCGCCGATTACGGTGTACGCGCCTCCGCCGAGCTCGGCCACCGCCTTCGCAATCGCGTTCGTGCCGCCCGCAAAGGCCGGGAACTCAAACACGCCCAGCGGGCCGTTCCAGAAGACCGTCTTTGCGCCCTGCAGGGCCGTGGTGTACGCCTTTACCGTCTCGGGTCCCGCGTCCAGACCCTGCCAGCCGTCGGGAATGGCGTCGCTGGGCACCACCCGGGTCTGGGCGGCGGCAGCGAAGCTGTCCGCCGCCACCACGTCCGTGGGAAGCATCAGCTTGTCGCCGTACTCGTCAAGCAGCCGCCGCGCGAGGCCCAGTTGGTCGTCCTCGTGGATGGATTCACCTATTCGGCCGCCACGCGCCTTGATAAAGGTGTAGGCCATCCCGCCGCCGATCAGCATGCGGTCCACGCGGGGCAGCAGGTTCTCGATCACCTTGATCTTATCGCTGACCTTTGCTCCGCCGATGATGACCACGTAGGGCCGCGCCGGTTCCGTGAGCAGCCGCGAGAGGGCGTCCACTTCCGTCTGCAGCAGCGCGCCCGCCGCGTGGGGCAACCCTGCCGCCACCCCGCTCACTGAAGCGTGGGCCCGGTGGGCGCTGCCGAAGGCGTCCAGCACGAAGGCGTCGCCCAGACGCGCGAGCTTCGCGCCCAGTTCGGGGTCGTTTTTCTCCTCACCCGCTTCGAAGCGCACGTTTTCCAGCAGCGCCACCTCACCGGGCTTCAGGGCATGCACCGCTTCCAACGTGGCCTCACTGCCCGGCAGCGAGCCGATGAACGTCACGGGCCGCTCCAACACCTTTTCAAGCACGTCCGCCACCGGGCGCAGGGAGTACTTCTCCTCGGGCCCGTTCTTGGGCCGCCCGAAGTGACTCATCAGCACCACGGACGCGCCCGCGTCCAGCAGTCGCCGCAGGGTGGGCAGGCTCGCCGTAACGCGCGTCTGGTCCTGCACCACGCCTTCGCGTACGGGCACGTTGTAATCCACGCGCACAAGGACGCGCTTTCCAGCGACATTTAAAGAGTCGAGGGTTTGCATGTCTTCTCCTTGATGAGGCGTCAGGAATCAGGGGTTAGGTTTTAGGGTGTTCCTAAGACCTAACCCCTCACCCCTAAGCCCTTTAAGCGCCCTTCGCCTGAACCAGTTGCACCAGGTCCGCGATCCGGTTGCTGTAGCCCCACTCGTTGTCGTACCACGAGAAGAACTTGACCAGGCTGCCCATCGCCATCGTCAGGCCGCCGTCGATGATCGCGGAGTGCGGATCGCCCACGATGTCCTGCAGCACGATGGGGTCTTCGGTGTAGGAGATGATGCCCTTGTGGCTGCCCTCGGCGGCCTGCTTGAACACGGCATTCACTTCCTGCGCCGTCACGTCGCGTCCCAGGATCACGGTCACGTCGCTGATGGATCCGACGGGTGTGGGTACGCGCAGCGAGGTGCCGTCGAACTTGCCCTTCAGCGCGGGGTACACCTGTGACACGGCCTTGGCCGCGCCGGTGGAGGTGGGGATGATGTTCACGGCGGCGGCGCGCGCGCGGCGCAGGTCCGAGTGCGGCAGGTCCAGCACACGCTGGTCGTTGGTGTAGGAGTGCACCGTGGTCATAATCGCCTTCTCGATGCCAAACGCCTCGTCCAGCAGCTTCATGGGCGCGCCGAGGGAGTTGGTGGTGCAGCTCGCGTTGGAGATGATGTGGTGCGCGGCCGCGTCGTACTGCTCCTCGTTGACGCCCAGCACGATGGAGATGTCCTCGTTCTTGGCGGGCGCGGTGATGATGACCTTCTTCGCGCCGCCCTGCAGGTGCTTGCTGGCTCCATCGCGGCTGGTGAAGATGCCGGTGGACTCGATCACGATGTCCGCGCCGAGCTCACCCCACTTGATCGCGGCCGGGTCGCGCTCGGCGAGCGCGTGGATCTGCTTGCCGTTCACGGTCAGGCTCGACTCGTCGTACTCAACGGTGCCGTCGAAACGTCCGGCGGTGGAGTCGTACTTCAGGAGGGTCGCCAGCGTCTTGTTGTCGGTCAGGTCGTTGATCGCCACCACGTCCACGCCCCGCGCGACGAGAATGCGGAACACCAGACGCCCGATGCGGCCGAAGCCGTTGATGCCTACTTTCATGTGGTCTCCTCCAGGAACAGCGCGAATTTCTGTGGGGTCCCCTCCCACCCGGGGGAGACAGGCCCACGCGTGACCGAGTGTAACCCACGTTTCCCGGACTGCAGGGCGTGGTGTCCAGAACACACCAACCCTTCAGGCCGGGTGAACTGGACAACCGTCCCCGTCCGGCGCTCTAGAGTGCGCCGTGACCCTTCGCCGCCCCCGCGGGTACGCACGCGCCCTCGCCGCGCTGCTGGCGGTGTTGGCGGCCTTCGCGTACCCGCTCCGGAATGTGGCAGCTGCGCCGCCGGCGGTGGGCGTGGTCGATCACCGCCATGCGCCGCCCCACCATCCTGCCAGCCATGAGGCACACTGCCTCTTTTGCCTGACGGGCGCGTTTGCCGCTGGGCCCGGGCGTGCCCCCGCGCTGCCTCCGCTCGCCCGGCAGTTCACCGCTGCCGTTCGCCTGCACCCCCGCGCGCCTCAGACCCGCCTGCTTCTGCTGAACGCCCGCGCCCCCCCGCAAGCAGCGGGCCAGAAGCCTGCCTCACGGCTTGCCCTGAGGCGCGGCTCTTCTCCTTTCCCATCGCCGCAGGACGCGCGCGCGCGCGCTCCCGAGAGTCGTCCTCGTGGTGGTCCGCTGCGCGCCTGCTCGCCTCACCCTCTGGAACCTTCATGTTCAAGCGCGTCATCTCCACCCTGCTGCTCACCCTGCTGTCCCTCGCCGCTGCCCACGCCGTCGTGCGTACGGAGGCGGGCCTCACCGAATCCACCGCCGCAACGAGCGAGACGTACCGCCTGCAGGTGCCCACCGAGAAGAACGTCGCCACCACGGGCGTGCGGCCCGTGGTTCCGGCGGGGATGACCGTGACCCGCTTTCAGGTGCTGCCCGGCTTCGTCCGCAGCCTGAAGATAAACGGCGACGGATTGATTACCGAAGTGAGCTGGAAGGGCCG is a genomic window containing:
- a CDS encoding DUF1775 domain-containing protein, which translates into the protein MFKRVISTLLLTLLSLAAAHAVVRTEAGLTESTAATSETYRLQVPTEKNVATTGVRPVVPAGMTVTRFQVLPGFVRSLKINGDGLITEVSWKGRIAPQEYARFFFQARNPAQPGPVSWKVDQTYADGSVVAWGDTSPDAPASKTAIK